From a region of the Candidatus Rhabdochlamydia porcellionis genome:
- a CDS encoding MFS transporter — translation MKTSFPIFLLYFIDNFSLALVIPVLSSVILGSQSHLITSSLFWKNISLATLGTVFPLALLFGAPLIGVISDTIGRKKSFCITITGMVLGNLLVAFAFYISHFILLVLGRLISGFFSGNTSLCLTTISDLNPDHTKRSKYFGYLTGIGGFGWLCAMFAGGVLANRKFDPHFFPSLPFMIAALMGVANLIALLYLFEETHHPKKKKIKWKFTEGPKKLTRVFRISKLRFLLLVQSLFLLSWMLIFQSFSSYSFLEFNSPPTWIALCFLGLSWILGSSLINRLLIKWISLANIPCYGLFALSLLFCIASFTHKFVSLSVFDCIAAFIASFTAANIFNLISFSASPRIQGEIMGVSQAVIAMVQIAAPIVIGLFFLHYALIYLTASGIALVAFLLLLFHKPSLQSKIDETQTEKSLN, via the coding sequence ATGAAAACCTCCTTTCCGATTTTTTTACTCTATTTTATCGATAATTTTAGCTTAGCACTTGTTATTCCCGTTTTATCCTCTGTTATTCTTGGCTCTCAATCCCATCTAATCACCTCTAGTTTATTTTGGAAAAATATCAGCCTTGCTACCTTAGGGACAGTTTTTCCTTTAGCTTTGCTTTTTGGTGCACCTTTAATAGGAGTCATCTCAGATACAATTGGAAGAAAGAAATCGTTTTGTATTACCATTACTGGAATGGTTTTAGGTAACTTGCTCGTTGCCTTTGCTTTTTATATTTCCCATTTTATTTTATTGGTTCTAGGACGGTTAATATCTGGCTTTTTTTCAGGGAATACCAGTTTATGCTTGACCACAATCTCTGATTTAAACCCCGATCATACGAAGCGTTCCAAATATTTTGGCTATCTAACCGGTATAGGAGGATTTGGTTGGTTATGCGCTATGTTTGCTGGAGGAGTTCTAGCCAATCGTAAATTTGATCCTCATTTCTTCCCTTCGCTGCCTTTTATGATAGCAGCCCTTATGGGCGTCGCTAATTTAATAGCCTTACTTTATCTATTTGAAGAAACACATCATCCGAAAAAAAAGAAAATCAAATGGAAGTTCACTGAGGGACCGAAAAAACTGACCCGGGTTTTTCGCATTTCTAAATTGCGTTTTTTACTTCTCGTCCAATCTTTATTTTTATTAAGTTGGATGTTGATTTTTCAATCTTTTTCTTCTTATTCTTTTTTAGAATTTAATTCCCCTCCGACCTGGATCGCTTTATGTTTTTTAGGACTTAGCTGGATTCTAGGAAGCTCTTTAATTAATCGTCTTTTAATCAAATGGATTTCTTTAGCTAATATTCCCTGCTATGGTTTATTTGCTTTAAGTTTGCTATTTTGCATAGCTTCTTTTACTCACAAGTTTGTATCTTTGTCTGTTTTTGATTGTATAGCAGCCTTTATTGCCTCTTTTACAGCAGCGAATATATTTAACCTAATCTCCTTTTCCGCTTCACCACGTATTCAAGGAGAAATTATGGGAGTGAGTCAAGCTGTTATTGCAATGGTTCAAATTGCAGCTCCAATAGTCATCGGGCTTTTTTTTCTACATTACGCTCTCATCTATTTGACTGCTTCAGGCATTGCTTTAGTTGCCTTTTTACTTTTGCTGTTTCATAAGCCTTCTTTGCAATCTAAAATCGATGAAACTCAAACTGAAAAAAGTTTAAATTAA
- the yidD gene encoding membrane protein insertion efficiency factor YidD, which produces MLKKIPLLCIRLYQLTISPLLGNCCRFFPSCSDYAIEAIHAHGYKALWLIVKRIVKCHPWHPGGNDPVP; this is translated from the coding sequence ATGCTAAAAAAAATTCCCCTTCTATGCATCCGCTTATATCAGCTCACCATTAGCCCTCTTCTAGGTAATTGTTGTCGTTTTTTCCCTAGCTGTTCTGATTACGCAATAGAAGCCATCCATGCTCATGGATATAAAGCATTATGGTTGATTGTAAAACGTATAGTAAAATGCCATCCTTGGCATCCTGGAGGCAACGATCCTGTTCCTTAG
- a CDS encoding FkbM family methyltransferase yields MSKNPIEELVSAYKEKKIVKYDYIGQMQSFNKTLFYLSKRLKNTDIHKIEIQDDLLLFTTRKDHIKLVFNGLDRRGVPFDILNFDCYEKEDEEVLFSLLKKNAVILDIGANIGWYSLLFSKRLPQSKIYAFEPIQDTYKNLVTNINLNKSDNIFSFNIGLSEKKGSLTYYYFPEGSVLASEKNLINCSKAKPITCQVDTLDTFASAQKLNRLDFIKCDVEGAEFSVIKGGLGLIKKFLPILFVELFERWTLQFNYHPNHVIYFLKTLGYKCFLANEDRLEICPVYKETEEERLNFFFLHSLKHRDLINTLSEKLSTANSLC; encoded by the coding sequence ATGAGTAAAAATCCAATAGAAGAACTTGTTAGTGCCTATAAAGAAAAAAAGATAGTCAAGTATGATTATATAGGTCAAATGCAGTCTTTTAACAAAACACTTTTCTATCTTTCCAAAAGATTAAAAAATACTGATATTCATAAAATTGAAATACAGGATGATTTACTGCTATTTACAACTAGAAAAGATCATATAAAATTAGTATTCAACGGCTTAGATAGAAGAGGTGTTCCTTTTGATATATTAAACTTTGATTGCTATGAAAAAGAAGATGAAGAAGTTCTCTTCAGTCTACTTAAGAAAAATGCTGTTATTCTGGATATAGGGGCAAACATTGGTTGGTACTCTTTACTGTTTTCTAAAAGGCTTCCCCAATCAAAGATATATGCTTTTGAACCCATACAAGATACCTATAAAAACCTAGTTACAAATATCAACTTGAATAAAAGCGATAATATCTTTTCTTTTAATATAGGTTTATCAGAAAAAAAAGGCTCTTTAACATATTATTATTTTCCTGAAGGATCCGTTCTTGCTTCAGAGAAAAACCTGATCAATTGTTCTAAAGCAAAACCAATAACTTGCCAAGTGGACACTTTAGATACATTTGCATCTGCCCAAAAATTAAATCGATTAGACTTCATAAAATGCGATGTAGAAGGGGCTGAGTTTTCTGTAATAAAAGGAGGTCTTGGCTTAATTAAGAAATTTTTACCTATATTATTTGTCGAGCTATTTGAAAGATGGACTCTTCAATTTAATTACCATCCCAATCATGTAATTTATTTTTTAAAAACATTAGGATATAAGTGTTTTTTGGCTAACGAAGATAGATTAGAGATCTGTCCTGTTTATAAAGAGACCGAAGAAGAAAGGTTGAATTTTTTCTTTTTACATTCTCTAAAACATAGAGATTTAATAAATACACTATCTGAAAAACTATCCACTGCTAATTCCTTATGCTAA
- the recO gene encoding DNA repair protein RecO — translation MEYEKTEGIVLRSLPYQDKNRIVTVFTNCYGVLQFIIKGISVKRTDKLALSSPLCQGEYLFYRGKSSLMHFVDGSVLSEHLQLRTKMQHIQAAASLIQIILTSQVPHKPAPKVYQFFYKCLRAIPYFEDTTILINSFCIKLLKQEGLLVLQPFCSQCEKEAMALHYGESFCSFHAPKLCFRFSQEQWDTLLTLAYATTFSQIQNLDLSEDLNEKINQIFQENT, via the coding sequence ATGGAATATGAAAAGACAGAAGGAATTGTTTTACGCTCTCTACCTTATCAAGATAAGAATCGGATCGTCACGGTTTTTACTAATTGCTATGGAGTTCTGCAATTTATCATTAAAGGAATCTCGGTTAAAAGAACGGATAAATTGGCATTAAGCTCTCCTCTTTGCCAAGGTGAATACCTTTTTTATCGTGGTAAAAGCAGTCTCATGCATTTTGTAGATGGATCAGTTTTAAGCGAACATCTACAATTGCGTACAAAAATGCAACACATCCAAGCAGCAGCAAGCCTAATACAAATCATATTAACTTCCCAAGTACCTCACAAACCAGCTCCTAAAGTCTATCAATTTTTCTATAAATGCTTGAGAGCTATTCCCTATTTTGAGGATACAACTATCTTAATCAATAGCTTTTGTATAAAATTGCTCAAGCAGGAAGGGTTGCTTGTTCTGCAACCTTTTTGTAGTCAATGTGAAAAAGAAGCAATGGCACTTCATTATGGAGAGAGTTTTTGCAGCTTTCATGCGCCAAAACTTTGTTTTAGGTTTTCACAAGAGCAATGGGATACCTTATTGACATTAGCTTATGCAACCACCTTTTCTCAAATTCAAAACCTTGATCTATCAGAAGACTTGAATGAAAAAATCAATCAGATCTTTCAAGAAAATACTTGA
- a CDS encoding RMD1 family protein translates to MRCTCYCTASSYDIPRLFQYLQRMGICQLFRDVIHLQLQEDKQEKKDVFCFSYGVVVCWGFSEEEEKEILDSLKTFEKDPGKLELDEFTYVYGDNFKIEEDEIMLQNQNDLTKLAVSHGLAQSVKLIIFEDLVQKNIERTKHLPSDLAQKGKIPLSRKEIYQKMGYIFIERNFINLHSESLDTPEFFWDYPELEPFYRRTSHYLDINKRVEVLNKKLNVMHELFQILSNEINHQHSSRLEWTIILLIFIEVTLAILHDLFHVI, encoded by the coding sequence ATGCGTTGTACCTGTTACTGCACAGCTTCTTCTTATGATATCCCTCGTTTATTCCAATACCTACAGAGGATGGGCATCTGCCAACTATTTCGCGATGTAATTCACCTCCAACTTCAAGAAGATAAACAGGAAAAAAAGGATGTTTTTTGCTTTTCTTATGGAGTAGTTGTTTGCTGGGGGTTTAGTGAAGAGGAAGAAAAAGAGATTCTAGACTCTCTAAAAACCTTTGAAAAAGACCCTGGTAAATTAGAACTAGATGAGTTCACCTATGTCTATGGAGATAATTTCAAGATCGAAGAAGACGAAATTATGCTACAAAATCAAAATGATTTAACCAAACTAGCTGTATCACACGGATTAGCTCAATCGGTTAAATTAATTATTTTTGAAGATCTTGTACAAAAAAATATTGAACGCACAAAACACCTTCCTAGCGATTTAGCTCAAAAAGGTAAAATTCCTCTTTCTCGTAAAGAGATCTATCAGAAAATGGGTTATATATTCATTGAGCGTAATTTTATTAATTTACATAGCGAAAGTCTTGATACTCCAGAATTCTTTTGGGACTATCCCGAACTAGAACCCTTTTATAGACGTACTTCTCATTATCTTGATATTAATAAACGTGTTGAGGTTCTCAATAAAAAACTCAACGTTATGCATGAACTCTTTCAAATCTTATCTAATGAGATTAATCATCAACATAGCTCTCGTTTGGAATGGACAATCATCTTACTTATTTTTATCGAAGTAACTTTGGCTATTCTGCATGATCTCTTCCATGTTATTTAA
- a CDS encoding type IV toxin-antitoxin system AbiEi family antitoxin domain-containing protein, with product MKKFFEILLNWPRPYISGTDLHHILNKSSNSRYAIIKRAIKENYLIPIRRDFYVIKNSRQPLVDSFEIATVIYGPSYISFESALSYHGWIPEAVRTTTCASVKRAKEFETPIGVFSYEHIPIEAFPFGVEQHPQNGITLFIAAPVKALADMIYARKRIWPSIEDLSEDLRIEPESFKNSDKELLAGLIENYPTPRVKKALYVLQKNLGP from the coding sequence ATGAAAAAATTTTTTGAGATTTTGCTGAACTGGCCAAGACCGTATATTTCTGGAACTGATTTACATCATATTTTGAATAAATCTTCAAATTCTCGCTATGCAATTATTAAAAGAGCTATCAAAGAAAATTATCTTATTCCCATTCGAAGAGATTTTTATGTGATCAAGAATTCAAGGCAGCCTCTTGTAGATTCTTTTGAGATTGCTACCGTTATCTATGGCCCTTCTTATATTAGCTTCGAATCTGCTTTAAGTTATCATGGGTGGATACCAGAAGCTGTTAGAACGACAACTTGTGCATCGGTTAAAAGAGCTAAAGAGTTCGAAACGCCGATTGGAGTTTTTTCCTATGAGCATATTCCTATTGAAGCATTTCCTTTTGGAGTTGAACAACATCCACAAAACGGAATAACTTTATTTATTGCAGCGCCTGTAAAGGCTTTAGCTGATATGATATACGCAAGAAAAAGAATCTGGCCATCAATTGAGGATCTTTCCGAAGATCTTCGTATAGAACCAGAAAGCTTTAAAAATTCTGATAAAGAATTATTAGCAGGTCTTATTGAAAACTATCCGACTCCTAGAGTAAAAAAAGCGCTTTATGTTTTACAAAAGAATTTAGGCCCATGA
- a CDS encoding LysM peptidoglycan-binding domain-containing protein encodes MCATSENSSWIARTKRLTQALIISGTLNVSLLGTFFYFVIKDKNDSLSIELKPLTLEAKLSSTSNLEVLRSYSVLPYQQLLICLENKDFVEQGIKKRDLALSCLVAFHHFNLDKALGGISLQKRSILLSQEKGSEVIEVPVFPGLADYQFQAIVHFAKTEKWPFTSQGLFYELKRSIPPYHSSLINAFSLTSEYHSVYMLFSKTGISCSTKQVIDLLCEGEWIDLTNFSLSQRVALDLSMERCRSFLVTYLEKRSKTAALLLLESSPEFCLQQLEDRHILLFFDLFNDSSYLLKNLSKGLLASPRTDVVWQLAAQTLGYSQIPAKKIEKSEIKKPLYKTYKVQAGDNLWKIARAHKVSIKEIMQSNQLETDKIRPGRCLQIPIH; translated from the coding sequence ATGTGTGCTACTTCTGAAAATAGTTCTTGGATTGCTCGTACAAAGAGGCTTACCCAAGCTTTAATTATTAGTGGGACATTGAACGTTAGTCTGTTAGGTACTTTTTTTTACTTTGTGATTAAGGATAAAAATGATTCTTTATCTATTGAATTAAAACCATTGACTCTTGAGGCAAAATTGTCATCTACTAGTAATTTAGAGGTCCTACGTTCCTATTCCGTTTTACCTTATCAGCAACTCCTTATCTGCTTAGAAAATAAAGATTTTGTGGAACAAGGTATTAAAAAAAGAGATCTTGCTCTTTCTTGTCTTGTTGCTTTTCATCATTTTAATTTAGATAAGGCTCTAGGAGGCATCTCTTTACAAAAGAGATCGATTCTCTTAAGTCAAGAGAAAGGATCGGAGGTTATAGAAGTGCCTGTTTTTCCAGGACTAGCCGACTATCAATTTCAAGCAATTGTTCATTTTGCAAAAACGGAGAAATGGCCCTTTACCTCTCAAGGTCTATTCTATGAGCTAAAACGATCTATTCCACCCTATCACTCTTCCTTAATTAATGCTTTCTCTCTTACCTCAGAATACCACAGTGTTTATATGCTTTTTTCTAAAACAGGGATTTCTTGCTCAACAAAACAAGTAATTGATCTGCTTTGCGAAGGGGAATGGATCGATCTTACAAACTTTAGTTTATCTCAAAGAGTTGCCTTAGATCTATCCATGGAAAGATGCCGCTCATTTTTAGTGACTTATTTGGAGAAAAGATCTAAAACAGCAGCTCTTTTACTATTGGAGAGCAGTCCGGAATTTTGTCTACAACAGTTAGAAGATCGGCATATTTTACTTTTTTTTGATTTATTTAATGACTCTTCTTATCTATTAAAAAATTTATCGAAGGGACTACTTGCATCTCCGCGTACAGATGTTGTATGGCAACTAGCAGCACAGACATTGGGTTATTCGCAAATTCCGGCAAAAAAAATAGAAAAATCAGAGATAAAAAAACCTCTTTACAAAACATATAAAGTACAAGCAGGGGATAACTTATGGAAAATCGCACGGGCACATAAAGTGAGCATTAAAGAAATTATGCAGAGCAATCAATTGGAAACCGATAAAATTCGCCCAGGTCGTTGTTTACAAATTCCTATTCACTAA
- a CDS encoding nucleotidyl transferase AbiEii/AbiGii toxin family protein — translation MTITIIQEKLKSYTLHSKREGLNALKEIYQEIALSALARSDFFKLAAFQGGTALRIVHQLQRFSEGLDFVLLTQYETFQWEPYLKVIELEFKSLGVILEIKDRSDAKGAIRTAFLKEDSFARILELTYDRLPSDEQKIIIKLEIDTLPPKGSGFENALLAYPYPFSILIQDLPSLFASKCHALLCRKYEKGRDWFDFLWYLLKKIPVNSLLLKNALYQAGPYKKKDISFSKRWFHKEFEKKISVVNWKAAQRDVENFLRPKDRKFVENWNAEFFQKQMEKIEWVSM, via the coding sequence ATGACAATCACAATTATTCAAGAAAAGCTGAAAAGTTATACGCTGCATTCTAAGAGAGAAGGGCTCAATGCGCTGAAAGAAATCTATCAAGAAATTGCATTATCGGCTTTAGCAAGAAGTGATTTTTTCAAATTAGCGGCTTTTCAAGGAGGGACGGCCTTAAGAATTGTTCATCAATTACAGAGGTTTTCAGAAGGTCTTGATTTTGTACTTTTAACTCAATATGAAACGTTCCAATGGGAACCTTATTTAAAAGTCATTGAGTTAGAATTTAAATCTTTAGGTGTAATCCTAGAAATTAAAGATCGATCTGATGCTAAAGGGGCTATAAGGACAGCGTTTTTAAAGGAAGATTCCTTTGCTCGTATTCTTGAGTTAACTTACGACAGATTGCCATCTGATGAACAAAAAATTATTATTAAATTAGAAATCGATACACTTCCTCCTAAAGGCTCTGGCTTTGAGAATGCTCTTTTAGCTTATCCCTATCCTTTTTCTATTCTGATACAAGATTTGCCAAGCTTATTTGCAAGTAAATGTCATGCCTTATTGTGTAGAAAATATGAAAAAGGACGAGATTGGTTTGACTTTCTATGGTACCTTTTAAAAAAAATCCCAGTCAATAGTCTTCTACTAAAAAATGCTCTTTATCAAGCTGGTCCGTATAAAAAAAAAGACATATCCTTCAGTAAAAGATGGTTTCACAAAGAATTTGAAAAAAAAATTTCGGTTGTGAATTGGAAAGCAGCACAACGTGATGTAGAAAATTTTCTTAGGCCAAAAGATAGAAAATTTGTCGAGAATTGGAATGCCGAATTTTTTCAAAAACAAATGGAAAAAATAGAATGGGTTTCTATGTGA